Proteins from a single region of Primulina tabacum isolate GXHZ01 chromosome 5, ASM2559414v2, whole genome shotgun sequence:
- the LOC142544331 gene encoding uncharacterized protein LOC142544331, which translates to MEGIDRNDSTVDTLIKDGSWDVDLISNTFNPWIAGKILKIPLPSRLCFDTRFWRFDKKGKYLVRNRYRLQQGLFAQPEHQSALMLQSWWTFLWGLSIPPKKAKALDQQAVSAHSVLDDRRWMASDAGTFKLNVDACVNDNSSQYSIAGVLRDCQGRFLLAFGNQFSQPLSVAHGELLEIREGIKLVYEKNFRDVLVVFDSVLAVQAVNVVQDDLGYVGACVSNINILLQAPFISGIVYEPRLSNIVAHNLAKFSLSSHSPFVWLNDDFSYWLV; encoded by the exons ATGGAGGGGATAGACCGTAATGATTCCACTGTGGACACCTTGATTAAAGACGGATCTTGGGATGTGGATCTAATTTCTAATACCTTTAATCCATGGATAGCTGGTAAGATTCTCAAGATCCCTCTACCGTCAAGGCTTTGTTTTGACACGAGATTTTGGAGATTTGATAAGAAAGGGAAATATTTGGTACGTAATAGATATCGCCTACAACAAGGATTATTTGCTCAACCGGAACACCAATCGGCCCTCATGTTGCAATCTTGGTGGACATTCCTGTGGGGTCTCTCTATTCCGCCGAAG AAAGCTAAGGCTCTTGATCAACAGGCGGTTTCTGCTCATAGTGTACTGGATGACAGAAGATGGATGGCATCAGAtgcaggtacctttaaactcaaTGTTGATGCTTGTGTTAATGATAATTCCAGTCAATACAGCATAGCGGGTGTCCTTCGAGATTGCCAAGGGAGATTCTTGCTAGCATTTGGGAATCAATTTTCTCAACCTCTGTCTGTTGCCCATGGTGAGTTACTGGAAATTCGTGAAGGAATTAAATTGGTTTATGAAAAGAATTTTCGAGATGTTCTGGTTGTTTTTGATTCTGTACTGGCAGTGCAAGCAGTCAATGTCGTACAAGATGATCTGGGTTATGTTGGAGCATGTGTATCTAATATCAACATTCTGTTGCAAGCCCCATTTATCTCTGGAATAGTTTATGAGCCTAGGTTGTCTAATATAGTTGCTCATAATTTGGCTAAATTTTCTCTGTCATCCCATTCACCCTTTGTTTGGTTGAATGACGATTTTTCTTATTGGTTGGTCTAG